In Brachypodium distachyon strain Bd21 chromosome 2, Brachypodium_distachyon_v3.0, whole genome shotgun sequence, one genomic interval encodes:
- the LOC100826014 gene encoding pentatricopeptide repeat-containing protein At2g03880, mitochondrial gives MVVPPGVAYNAAISRCSRAGLHQRALALFHEMRAARGLPADEYTFPPILNSAALLRVPAAADALHALLLRAGLVAHLHVANALVDAYAKLSRGGAARALFDEMPRRDVVTWTSLLTGLARSGSHDAALRVYRDMVASGVEPDEYVVAAALSSCAGSTTLELGQSVHATAVRLGLEPFLSVGNSLVSMYAKTGSLREARKVFDATRLRCPVTWTALIVGYAQNGRGEESLQVYAEMVHSGCRPDYVTFIGLLFACSHAGLVDAGRAHFKSMQADHGITPGPDHYACMVDVLGRAGRLDEAMELLDQSTMKLDATVWKALLGACRTHRNAELAERAAEMVWRLDPTDAVPYIMLSNLYSRERRWSDVARIRTLMKSRGIAKEPGCSWVVASGVTHLFYVEDRGHPRTDEIYRKVEEMMEKVRAEGFVADTDWALQDEAPEGREKGLAHHSERLAVAFGLLALPAGAPVRVFKNLRVCGDCHVAIKMVAKVYGREIILRDSNCFHHMRDGVCSCGDYW, from the coding sequence ATGGTCGTGCCGCCCGGCGTGGCCTACAACGCGGCCATCTCCCGCTGCTCCCGCGCGGGCCTGCACCAGCGCGCGCTGGCCCTGTTCCACGAGATGCGCGCCGCCAGGGGCCTCCCCGCCGACGAGTACACCTTCCCTCCCATCCTCAACTCCGCCGCGCTGCTccgcgtccccgccgccgccgacgcgctccACGCGCTCCTCCTGCGCGCGGGCCTCGTCGCCCACCTCCACGTGGCCAACGCCCTCGTCGACGCCTACGCCAAGCTGTCCCGCGGGGGCGCCGCGCGGGCcttgttcgacgaaatgccgCGCCGGGACGTGGTCACCTGGACCTCCCTCCTCACGGGGCTCGCGCGCTCCGgatcccacgacgccgcccTGCGGGTCTACCGCGACATGGTCGCCTCCGGGGTCGAGCCGGACGAGTACGtcgtcgcggcggcgctgagcTCGTGCGCCGGGTCCACCACGCTGGAGCTGGGGCAGTCGGTGCACGCCACGGCCGTCCGGCTCGGCCTCGAGCCGTTCCTCTCCGTCGGGAACTCGCTGGTGTCCATGTACGCCAAGACAGGCTCGCTTCGTGAGGCGCGGAAGGTCTTCGATGCGACGCGGCTCCGGTGCCCCGTGACATGGACGGCGCTGATCGTCGGGTATGCGCAGAACGGTCGGGGCGAGGAGTCGCTGCAAGTCTACGCCGAGATGGTACATTCGGGATGCCGGCCGGACTATGTCACCTTCATCGGCCTGCTGTTCGCGTGCAGCCACGCCGGTCTGGTCGATGCCGGCCGGGCTCACTTCAAGTCCATGCAGGCCGACCATGGCATCACCCCTGGGCCGGACCACTACGCGTGCATGGTGGACGTGCTAGGCCGAGCCGGGCGGCTCGACGAGGCCATGGAATTGCTGGACCAGAGCACGATGAAGCTGGACGCCACGGTCTGGAAGGCGCTGCTGGGCGCGTGCCGGACGCACCGGAACGCGGAGCTCGCTGAACGGGCGGCCGAGATGGTGTGGCGGCTGGATCCGACGGACGCCGTGCCATACATCATGCTGTCGAACCTCTACTCGCGCGAAAGAAGATGGAGCGACGTGGCGAGGATTCGCACGCTGATGAAGTCGAGGGGCATCGCCAAGGAGCCCGGGTGCAGCTGGGTTGTGGCGAGCGGCGTGACGCACCTGTTCTACGTGGAGGACCGGGGGCACCCGCGGACGGACGAGATTTACAGGAAGGTGGAGGAGATGATGGAGAAAGTCCGAGCCGAAGGGTTCGTGGCGGACACCGACTGGGCGCTGCAGGACGAGGCGCcggaggggagggagaagggcCTGGCGCACCACAGCGAGAGGCTCGCCGTGGCCTTCGGGCTGCTCGCCCTGCCGGCCGGCGCGCCGGTGCGCGTGTTCAAGAACCTCCGGGTCTGTGGCGACTGCCATGTCGCGATCAAGATGGTCGCCAAGGTGTACGGCAGGGAGATCATACTGAGAGACTCCAACTGCTTCCATCACATGAGGGATGGCGTCTGTTCATGCGGCGACTACTGGTAG
- the LOC100826326 gene encoding uncharacterized protein LOC100826326 — protein MRQPHLLSPQQLSPSPVLSSHFSPPALGGSPWRWRHRRAFHAPLSSLRESEKSTLRKASPNVPFRFGGGGGGSRKDRRSAADREEKEEAAAAREEDEGNSGAITGTLLAGAVLVGVVGGFGAAGYVYKDQINTFLTQFSGFIEGYGPAGYALFILAYAGLEVLAIPAIPLTMSAGLLFGSVTGTIMVSISGTLAASLAFLIARYFARERILKMVEGNKKFLAIDKAIGENGFKVVTLLRLSPLLPFSLGNYLYGLTSVKFLPYVLGSWLGMLPGTWAYVSAGAFGRAIIQDETEIGLGGNNQLLTLGIGLLVTAVAATYVTRLAKDAVKDIDE, from the exons ATGAGGCAGCCGCACCTCCTCTCGCCGCAGCAGCTCTCCCCTTCCCCCGTGCTCTCCTCCCActtctcgccgccggcgctggggGGCTCGCCGTGGCGgtggcgccaccgccgcgcctTCCACGCGCCGCTATCTTCGCTGCGGGAGTCCGAGAAGAGCACGCTCCGGAAGGCCTCCCCCAACGTCCCCTTCcggttcggcggcggcgggggcggcagcCGCAAGGAccgccgctccgccgccgaccgggaggagaaggaggaggcggcggcggcgagggaggaggacgaaggCAACTCGGGGGCCATCACCGGAACGCTATTGGCCGGGGCGGTGCTGGTCGGGGTCGTAGGGGGGTTCGGGGCGGCCGGGTACGTGTACAAGGACCAGATCAATACCTTCCTCACACAGTTCTCCGGGTTCATTGAGG GCTATGGGCCTGCTGGATATGCGTTGTTTATACTTGCCTATGCAGGATTGGAG GTTCTTGCAATTCCGGCAATACCATTAACTATGTCTGCTGGTCTATTATTCGGCAGTGTTACTGGTACTATTATGGTTTCAATCAGTGGAACA CTAGCTGCCTCGTTGGCCTTTCTCATCGCCAGATACTTCGCTAGAGAGCGTATTCTTAAAATGGTTGAAGGAAataagaagtttctggcgaTTGATAAAGCAATAGGTGAAAATGGATTCAAGGTTGTAACTCTGCTTCGTTTGAGTCCCCTATTACCGTTCTCCCTTGGGAACTACCTGTATGGCTTGACTTCAGTCAAGTTCTTGCCTTATGTGTTGGGCAG TTGGTTGGGAATGCTTCCAGGAACATGGGCTTACGTTAGTGCTGGTGCATTTGGACGAGCAATAATC caagatgaGACAGAAATTGGTCTGGGAGGAAACAACCAGCTACTGACACTGGGCATAGGGCTATTAGTTACAGCCGTTGCTGCCACTTATGTAACAAGGCTTGCAAAG GATGCTGTAAAGGATATTGATGAATAG
- the LOC100826637 gene encoding cytochrome c, with product MASFSEAPPGNQATGEKIFKTKCAQCHTVEKGAGHKQGPNLNGLFGRQSGTTPGYSYSSANKSMAVIWEEKTLYDYLLNPKKYIPGTKMVFPGLKKPQERADLIAYLKSATA from the exons ATGGCGTCGTTCTCGGAGGCGCCCCCGGGAAACCAAGCGACGGGCGAGAAGATCTTCAAGACCAAGTGCGCGCAGTGCCACACCGTCGAGAAAGGCGCCGGCCACAAGCAAG GGCCTAACCTGAATGGTCTGTTTGGGAGGCAGTCTGGTACAACTCCTGGTTACTCTTACTCTTCGGCTAACAAGAGTATGGCTGTGATTTGGGAGGAGAAAACATTGTATGACTACCTGCTTAATCCAAAGAAG TACATTCCTGGAACTAAGATGGTATTCCCTGGACTGAAGAAGCCTCAGGAGCGTGCTGATCTCATTGCATACCTGAAGAGCGCCACAGCTTGA
- the LOC100826953 gene encoding uncharacterized protein LOC100826953, producing MHLTREAADAFGVVTIALFALFLALGLFCIFQSIYFRFRIRKGTFLPLGYFNGPWVTRIALILITIWWGVGEIVRLSFLKRKLFSSLGWQQIVCDAYILSNLGFAEPSIFLAFAFLLHGSLQKRELGTLNQRWNWKTMGYMLVFCVPVFSVQALLVFVGPIFVKDENNTHGRRKIAKYFIRTSMPVGDTNVCTYPLFGTIFLGLVDAILMSYVSYVGSRVLSLVINKALRRRVSLLIMSVLFFLPIRVLLLGFSVLPQPGDVAFEVIVFLSFLMMLSCTTVGVLLLVYYPVADSLALREIGHREISEMVPYDDYYYEGTSLVANQSFRETERNSDTSTKRGSISFRTMIREDQLPQDGIDEIGFSSRSGVQIGSSSPSGSSPSAAMPMLPLKEVPRY from the coding sequence ATGCACCTGACCAGAGAAGCTGCCGATGCATTCGGTGTGGTGACAATTGCACTGTTTGCGCTCTTTCTTGCTCTGGGCCTATTCTGCATCTTCCAGTCCATCTACTTCCGGTTTCGGATTCGAAAAGGGACCTTCCTCCCACTTGGGTACTTTAACGGTCCATGGGTGACTCGCATTGCTCTGATTCTGATCACCATTTGGTGGGGAGTAGGAGAAATTGTGAGATTGAGTTTCTTGAAGAGAAAGCTGTTCTCCAGCTTAGGATGGCAGCAGATCGTATGTGACGCCTACATTCTGTCCAATCTGGGGTTTGCAGAACCAAGCATCTTCCTTGCATTTGCTTTCCTCCTGCATGGCTCATTACAGAAGAGGGAGCTGGGCACTTTGAACCAGAGATGGAACTGGAAGACCATGGGATACATGTTGGTTTTCTGTGTTCCGGTGTTCTCCGTTCAGGCCCTTCTTGTGTTTGTTGGGCCTATATTCGTTAAAGACGAGAACAATACGCATGGAAGGAGAAAGATTGCTAAATACTTCATTCGGACGTCCATGCCAGTTGGGGACACCAATGTTTGCACCTATCCATTGTTTGGCACCATTTTTCTCGGACTTGTAGATGCCATCCTGATGAGTTATGTCTCCTATGTTGGATCTCGGGTGTTATCCTTGGTCATCAACAAGGCGCTGCGAAGGAGGGTTTCCTTGCTGATAATGTCGgtgcttttctttcttcctatCAGGGTGCTTCTTCTTGGGTTTTCAGTCCTTCCGCAGCCTGGAGATGTAGCCTTTGAGGTCATTGTTTTCTTGTCATTCTTGATGATGCTATCCTGCACAACTGTTGGGGTACTCTTGCTGGTATACTATCCTGTAGCGGATTCATTGGCTCTTCGAGAGATAGGCCACAGGGAAATATCAGAGATGGTGCCTTATGATGATTACTACTATGAAGGCACATCGCTTGTAGCCAATCAGAGCTTCCGAGAAACTGAGCGGAACTCTGACACATCAACAAAGCGTGGCTCCATATCCTTCCGCACAATGATCAGGGAAGACCAACTTCCACAGGACGGTATAGATGAAATCGGCTTCTCCTCTCGCAGCGGCGTCCAGATTGGATCATCCTCACCTTCAGGTTCTTCTCCAAGTGCTGCAATGCCCATGCTACCTCTCAAGGAAGTTCCTAGATACTAA